The Cucurbita pepo subsp. pepo cultivar mu-cu-16 unplaced genomic scaffold, ASM280686v2 Cp4.1_scaffold000655, whole genome shotgun sequence sequence tgaattaagatataataaataaataaaaaaagactaagatttaaatttgttgaattaagatataataaaaaaaaaaaaaaagactaagatttaaatttgttgaattaagatataataaaaagacacaaaatttagaattaaatacaaacaaagagttcaaataaatagaaatttaaaagaaaaagttaaaataagcgtaattaactattaattttctacctgttattattattattattaatttttttaatgggtcCTTGGAAAAACCCTTCCATCGTCCTGGATTATCCAGAGCAGACCAGAGCAATCGGCAAGCAAGGAACCGGAGCAGCCTCAATTCCACTTCCTTCCCGCCCTTCCCTTCGATCAATGTAGCTTTCTCTTAGGTTTTCACTTCCATCGATTTCCCCCGCTGAACGCAATCGATGGCCTGCGAACGATTTCACAccttttcttcctcaatttATTCGTCTTCTCCATTTCCCAATTCCAGACTCCGGATCCTCAAGCAACGATCATGGCGTCGCCCATATCCCTCGGTATCGGCTCAAATTTCATCTCCGTCCAATTCTCAAAGCGACGAAGATAACGATTCCAAGAAGAATAAGCTGAATTTGCTCAAACTCTCTGTAACTCTCACTGTAGTTTCAACCTCTCTTCATACGTCCAACGCCCTCGCTGCTACCGCCTCCAAAGAAGTGAAGGAACGAAGACGTGGTGCTAAGAAATCTTCCACCAAAAAAGGTGACGCTCTTTCTCCTCAGGAGCTGCTTTCGTGGTCGCAAGGACTTCCATCTGTTTCCAACCGAATTCCCTATACTGAACTCCTGGATTTGAAAAGGGAGGGGAAAGTTAAGCATGTGATCAAAGTTCCTAATGGATTTTTGAGGCTGAGGCCGGAACCAGTAATGGTGGTCCTGGAGGATTCCAGGGTGTTGAGGACGGTGTTGCCGTCTGTGGAGAGTAATGGAAGGTTTTGGGTGCTGTGGGATGAGCTGGGGATCGATTCTGTTTGTGTTAATGCATATACGCCTCCTGTAAAGCTTCCTGACGTTCCTACTCCGTATTTGGGGTTCTTGACGAGAGTACCGGCGTTTTTGTATTCCTTCGTTAAACCGAAGAAGGAGTCCAAGAGAGCTGCAGAGGTTAGGCGTATAAGGGAGGAGATCAAGATGGAAAAAACTGCTGCATTGGAGAAAATGAGGCAGGAAAGCGAGATGATAGAAAAGACAGTGAAGAtgcagaagaaagaagaggatCTGAGGATTAGGAGAGAAGCAAGCAGAAAGAAGCGGGAGCAATCATTAAATGAAGCTAGAATTAACTACCAACGCATGGCAAATTTCTGGGCAGATTTAGCCCGGGATCCAAATGTGGTATCAGCccttggttttttattttttgtgattttttatCAAACTGTGGTGTTGAGCTATAGGAGACAAAAGAAGGATTATGAGGATCGATTGAAGATTGAAAAGGCTGAAGCagaggagaggaagaaaatgcGGGATTTAGAGAGGGAGATGGAAGGTCTTGAGGGTGAGGATGATGATGTTGAGCCAGGAAAAGGTGAACAAAATCCTTACTTGAAGATGGCTGCGCAATTTATGAAGTCGGGTGCTCGAGTTCGTCGGTCTCATGGAAAGAGGACGCCTCAGTATCTTGAGAGAGGGATGAATGTGAAGTTTGAGGATGTCGCTGGGCTTGGGAAAATAAGGCTCGAGCTTGAGGAAATTGTGAAGTTTTTCACACATGGAGAGATGTACAGGAGAAGGGGTGTAAAGATCCCAGGTCAGAATTTACTTTTGGTGGAtgaacatttctttttcttaatggTTTGTTTGAACTGCAAACGAGAATTCATTGGGTTCTATGTTGATTAAGCTATGTATGAGTAACTTCCTGCTTCAAATGGAAACACAAAGTAATTGAAACTGTTCCATCATAATACTTCAAGCCTTAAGTGTTTATTCTTCATCATAATactaaaacatttctttttcttaatggTTTGTTTGAACTACGAACGAGAATTCTTTCGGTTCTATGTCGATTAAGCTATGTATGAGTAATTTCCTGCTTCAAACGGAAACACAAAGTAATTGAAACTGTTTCATCAAAATACTTCAAGGCTTAAGTGTTTATGAATCAGGTGGTATACTGCTTTGCGGTCCTCCTGGAGTCGGGAAAACTTTACTAGCAAAAGCAGTTGCTGGTGAGGCAGGCGTTAACTTTTTCTCCATATCCGCTTCTCAATTTGTGGAAATATATGTCGGGGTTGGTGCTTCTCGTGTTCGAGCCCTCTACCAAGAAGCTAGGGAGAATGTATGTCTGTCCTCATTTGCTCAATTtcttaattcattatttactTTGTTCATCTCCATTATTTGAACACTCAAGACTGTCCACTGATCTCTGGTTGATACTCCTCTTGGTGGTGTTTGGTTAATGTAATATATGATTTCTCTGTTCCAACTCTTATCCTGTTTAATATCTCCACTTCTTATTTCTATACCTATAATTTTTGTCCACTTTCTTGATCCTCTAAGTTTCTCAATACACATggtataatttataaacatattcTGTCATATTaacattaatttcaatattatgtTGGTCATGATAGGCTCCATCAGTTGTTTTCATTGACGAGCTAGATGCTGTTGGAAGGGAACGTGGTTTGATAAAAGGTTCTGGAGGGCAAGAACGTGATGCTACTCTTAATCAGGTTTCTGGGCTATAATTATCAATCCTGCTACTGTGAATTGTAAAGTCCTGCTTCGTACTCAATGGTCCATGTTGTTGTTGCTTTATGCATTGCAGCTTCTTGTCTGCTTGGATGGATTTGAAGGCAGGGGCGAAGTGATTACCATTGCTTCCACTAATAGACCAGATATTCTTGATCCAGCACTAGTGAGACCTGGACGATTTGATCGAAAGATTTATATTCCTAAGCCTGGACTTATTGGTCGTTTGGAAATTCTCAAGGTaatataattatcatttttcctAGTGTTGCTGTTTCTCTGATTCCACACTGCCTTGATGA is a genomic window containing:
- the LOC111785701 gene encoding probable inactive ATP-dependent zinc metalloprotease FTSHI 2, chloroplastic isoform X2, producing MACERFHTFSSSIYSSSPFPNSRLRILKQRSWRRPYPSVSAQISSPSNSQSDEDNDSKKNKLNLLKLSVTLTVVSTSLHTSNALAATASKEVKERRRGAKKSSTKKGDALSPQELLSWSQGLPSVSNRIPYTELLDLKREGKVKHVIKVPNGFLRLRPEPVMVVLEDSRVLRTVLPSVESNGRFWVLWDELGIDSVCVNAYTPPVKLPDVPTPYLGFLTRVPAFLYSFVKPKKESKRAAEVRRIREEIKMEKTAALEKMRQESEMIEKTVKMQKKEEDLRIRREASRKKREQSLNEARINYQRMANFWADLARDPNVVSALGFLFFVIFYQTVVLSYRRQKKDYEDRLKIEKAEAEERKKMRDLEREMEGLEGEDDDVEPGKGEQNPYLKMAAQFMKSGARVRRSHGKRTPQYLERGMNVKFEDVAGLGKIRLELEEIVKFFTHGEMYRRRGVKIPGGILLCGPPGVGKTLLAKAVAGEAGVNFFSISASQFVEIYVGVGASRVRALYQEARENAPSVVFIDELDAVGRERGLIKGSGGQERDATLNQLLVCLDGFEGRGEVITIASTNRPDILDPALVRPGRFDRKIYIPKPGLIGRLEILKVHARKKPMANDLDYMAVASMTDGMVGAELANIVEVAALNMIRDGRTEITTDDLLQAAQIEERGMLDKKERSLETWKQVALNEAAMAVVAMNFPDLKNIEFVTIAPRAGRELGYVRMKMDAMRFNEGMLTRQSLLDHITVQLAPRAADELWYGEDQLSTIWVETADNARSAARTFVLGGLSEKHYGVSNFWVADRINDIDLEALRILHVCYERAKEILQQNRKLMDVVIDDLIQKKSLTKNEFLHLVELHGSIKPPPPSIIDLRIAKRTKLQEVEKMKKNQKKIA
- the LOC111785701 gene encoding probable inactive ATP-dependent zinc metalloprotease FTSHI 2, chloroplastic isoform X1, whose protein sequence is MACERFHTFSSSIYSSSPFPNSRLRILKQRSWRRPYPSVSAQISSPSNSQSDEDNDSKKNKLNLLKLSVTLTVVSTSLHTSNALAATASKEVKERRRGAKKSSTKKGDALSPQELLSWSQGLPSVSNRIPYTELLDLKREGKVKHVIKVPNGFLRLRPEPVMVVLEDSRVLRTVLPSVESNGRFWVLWDELGIDSVCVNAYTPPVKLPDVPTPYLGFLTRVPAFLYSFVKPKKESKRAAEVRRIREEIKMEKTAALEKMRQESEMIEKTVKMQKKEEDLRIRREASRKKREQSLNEARINYQRMANFWADLARDPNVVSALGFLFFVIFYQTVVLSYRRQKKDYEDRLKIEKAEAEERKKMRDLEREMEGLEGEDDDVEPGKGEQNPYLKMAAQFMKSGARVRRSHGKRTPQYLERGMNVKFEDVAGLGKIRLELEEIVKFFTHGEMYRRRGVKIPGGILLCGPPGVGKTLLAKAVAGEAGVNFFSISASQFVEIYVGVGASRVRALYQEARENAPSVVFIDELDAVGRERGLIKGSGGQERDATLNQLLVCLDGFEGRGEVITIASTNRPDILDPALVRPGRFDRKIYIPKPGLIGRLEILKVHARKKPMANDLDYMAVASMTDGMVGAELANIVEVAALNMIRDGRTEITTDDLLQAAQIEERGMLDKKERSLETWKQVALNEAAMAVVAMNFPDLKNIEFVTIAPRAGRELGYVRMKMDAMRFNEGMLTRQSLLDHITVQLAPRAADELWYGEDQLSTIWVETADNARSAARTFVLGGLSEKHYGVSNFWVADRINDIDLEALRILHVCYERAKEILQQNRKLMDVVIDDLIQKKSLTKNEFLHLVELHGSIKPPPPSIIDLRIAKRTKLQEVEKMKKNQKKIAVGISNTS